A DNA window from Robbsia sp. KACC 23696 contains the following coding sequences:
- a CDS encoding sodium:solute symporter family protein, translating into MDTSNLGTTSLILGMVAVYIVVTSIVSVRLRSKTASQFMVAGRSMPVLLVSFLMMSEFIGAKSTVGTSQEAFNVGIAASWSTIAASIGFLLFGLFMARRFYNSGEFTISGFIANKYGKTAKTIVSAIMIYALFLVNVGNYVSGAAAISTVLKTNLPTAAIITAIVSTIYFAWGGLKSVAYMTVVHSAFKLIGISILVVVAWKMTGGIAPMRAAMPEHYFTWQGSLKVGTIGAWVIGTAGAIFSTQFILQAISATRSAVSARNSALLCAVLCIPIALSLGFLGVAAKFLFPGIKSLYALPTFLEHMSPLLAAIVTTSLVASNFVSVSTVALSISSLVVKDFYVPRYNPTPEQEFKMSRWISVVVGIIPLVFVLFVPQILALSFFTRALRLTVSVVALIGIYLPFYNSARGACIGMIAATIATTVWYLLGNPFGIDNMYIALAVPAIVIVVERLLFPSGSRASTAAMMDNAASGASAATHLTRRDAH; encoded by the coding sequence ATGGATACGTCGAACCTGGGCACCACCTCGCTGATTCTCGGCATGGTGGCCGTGTATATCGTCGTGACGAGTATCGTCAGCGTCCGATTGCGCAGTAAAACCGCGTCGCAATTCATGGTGGCGGGGCGCTCGATGCCGGTGCTGTTGGTGTCATTCCTGATGATGTCGGAATTCATCGGCGCCAAGTCGACGGTGGGCACATCGCAGGAAGCGTTCAATGTCGGGATTGCCGCGTCGTGGTCGACGATTGCCGCCTCGATCGGCTTTCTGCTGTTCGGCCTTTTCATGGCGCGACGCTTCTATAATTCCGGCGAATTTACGATCTCCGGCTTCATCGCCAACAAGTACGGCAAGACGGCCAAGACGATCGTGTCCGCGATCATGATCTATGCGCTGTTCCTGGTGAACGTGGGCAACTACGTCAGCGGCGCGGCGGCCATCTCGACGGTCCTGAAGACGAATCTGCCCACCGCCGCGATCATCACGGCAATCGTCAGCACGATCTACTTTGCCTGGGGCGGTTTGAAGAGCGTCGCCTATATGACGGTCGTGCACAGCGCCTTCAAGCTCATCGGGATCTCGATTCTGGTCGTGGTGGCCTGGAAGATGACCGGTGGCATCGCACCGATGCGTGCCGCCATGCCTGAGCATTACTTCACGTGGCAGGGCTCGTTGAAGGTCGGAACCATCGGCGCCTGGGTGATCGGTACCGCCGGCGCGATCTTCTCCACGCAGTTTATCTTGCAAGCGATTTCAGCCACCCGTAGCGCCGTCTCCGCACGCAACTCGGCTTTGCTGTGCGCCGTGTTATGTATCCCGATCGCGTTGTCGCTGGGCTTCCTCGGCGTGGCCGCCAAGTTCCTGTTCCCTGGCATCAAGAGCCTGTACGCACTGCCGACGTTCCTGGAACATATGTCGCCGTTGCTGGCGGCCATCGTCACCACGTCGCTGGTTGCCTCGAACTTCGTCAGCGTCAGTACCGTCGCCTTGTCGATTTCCTCGCTGGTGGTCAAGGACTTCTACGTGCCGCGCTATAACCCGACGCCGGAACAGGAATTCAAGATGTCGCGTTGGATTTCGGTGGTGGTCGGCATCATTCCCCTGGTCTTCGTCCTGTTCGTGCCGCAGATTCTCGCCTTGTCGTTCTTCACCCGTGCCCTGCGCCTGACCGTATCGGTTGTCGCGCTGATCGGTATCTACCTGCCGTTCTACAACAGTGCGCGCGGTGCCTGCATCGGCATGATCGCCGCGACGATCGCGACCACCGTCTGGTACCTGCTGGGTAACCCCTTCGGTATCGACAATATGTATATCGCCTTGGCCGTCCCGGCCATCGTCATCGTCGTCGAGCGTTTGCTGTTCCCCTCGGGGAGCCGCGCCTCGACCGCAGCGATGATGGACAACGCCGCGTCCGGCGCATCGGCCGCGACGCACCTGACACGCCGTGACGCGCATTGA